Proteins encoded by one window of Pseudostreptobacillus hongkongensis:
- the udk gene encoding uridine kinase has translation MKKTIIIGIAGGTGSGKTSVANAVLEDLKKSGEEIVLIEQDSYYKRNDHLSFSERVKLNYDHPNSIDFDLLREHILALKEGKSIEKPIYNFAEHNRSKETEKIESKPIIIVEGILILAIEKIRDILDMKIFVDTDDDIRLLRRMERDIQERGRSFDNIKEQYLSTVKPMHLEFVEPSKRYADVIIPRGKDNEVGIKMVSSRLKYLIKRSQ, from the coding sequence GTGTTGCAAATGCAGTTCTTGAAGATTTAAAAAAAAGTGGTGAAGAAATTGTTTTAATAGAACAAGATTCTTACTATAAAAGAAATGATCATTTATCTTTCTCTGAAAGAGTAAAACTTAATTATGATCATCCAAATTCTATAGATTTTGATTTGCTTAGAGAACATATATTAGCTTTAAAAGAAGGTAAGTCTATTGAAAAACCTATATATAATTTTGCAGAGCATAATAGAAGTAAAGAAACAGAAAAGATAGAATCTAAACCAATAATAATTGTTGAAGGAATATTAATTCTTGCAATAGAAAAAATTAGAGATATACTTGATATGAAAATATTCGTAGATACTGATGATGATATAAGGCTACTAAGAAGAATGGAAAGAGATATACAAGAAAGAGGTAGAAGTTTTGATAATATAAAGGAACAATACCTAAGTACTGTAAAACCTATGCATTTAGAGTTTGTTGAACCATCAAAAAGATATGCAGATGTAATTATTCCTAGAGGTAAGGATAATGAAGTAGGTATTAAAATGGTATCAAGTAGATTAAAATATTTAATTAAAAGAAGTCAATAA
- the mnmG gene encoding tRNA uridine-5-carboxymethylaminomethyl(34) synthesis enzyme MnmG → MNKYDVLVIGAGHAGIEAALASARLGQKTAMFTITLDNIGVMSCNPSIGGPAKSHLVKELDALGGQMSKTIDKSFVQIRVLNTKKGPAVRSLRAQADRKIYAKNMKKIVENQENLDVIQDIVTDLIYTKNENGRFEIKGVKTKNGLEFLASSVIICAGTFLNGLLYVGDKILEGGRMGELSSKDLTNSLKELGLDVRRFKTGTSPRIDSRTINFDVLEEQPGEVDKLLKFSNSTPDEVILNTKQLSCYVGRTDLQLHNIIKNNIDKSPLFNGTIKDSVGPRYCPSIEDKVVKFADKDSHHLFLEPEGFDTAEVYISGLSTSYPAHLQQAMVRSIKGLENARIMRYGYAVEYDFVKASELDYTLETKKVKGLYLAGQINGTSGYEEAAVQGLIAGINAALALKGEEPLLLERDSSYIATLIDDLITKDIEEPYRMFTARSEYRLILREDNADLRLTHIGHKIGLVSDEEYNKVLEKRNNVEKTVEILENTKLGVSNKKLVEVLNKNNETLKSGTNLKELLRRPSITYDDIKYIAEDIENMPNITFDTETEYQIEVHIKYEGYINKTNSIIEKHSKLEKKLIPDDFDFMNIKGITGEAKQKLTERKPHTLGQASRIAGVTPADISVLLMYLDGKIKN, encoded by the coding sequence ATGAATAAATATGATGTGTTGGTTATTGGGGCAGGACATGCTGGAATTGAAGCAGCACTAGCTTCAGCTAGGCTTGGACAAAAAACTGCCATGTTTACAATAACACTTGATAATATTGGGGTTATGTCATGCAATCCATCTATAGGTGGGCCTGCAAAAAGTCATTTAGTTAAGGAATTAGATGCTCTTGGGGGACAAATGTCTAAGACTATAGATAAGTCTTTTGTACAAATAAGAGTTTTAAATACTAAAAAAGGTCCAGCTGTTAGATCTTTAAGAGCTCAAGCAGATAGAAAAATATATGCAAAGAATATGAAGAAAATAGTAGAAAATCAAGAAAACCTTGATGTTATACAAGATATAGTTACAGATCTTATATATACAAAAAATGAAAATGGTAGATTTGAGATAAAAGGAGTAAAAACTAAAAATGGATTAGAATTTTTAGCAAGCTCTGTAATTATTTGTGCAGGTACGTTTTTAAATGGTTTATTGTATGTAGGAGATAAAATACTTGAAGGAGGTAGAATGGGGGAACTTTCTTCTAAAGATTTAACAAATTCTTTAAAAGAATTAGGGTTAGATGTTAGAAGATTTAAAACTGGAACATCACCTAGAATAGATTCAAGAACTATAAATTTTGACGTTCTAGAAGAACAACCAGGAGAGGTAGATAAATTACTGAAATTTTCAAATTCTACACCAGATGAAGTTATTTTAAATACAAAACAATTATCTTGTTATGTGGGTAGAACTGATTTACAGCTACATAATATTATTAAAAATAATATAGATAAATCACCTTTATTTAATGGGACTATAAAAGATTCAGTAGGACCTAGATATTGTCCTTCCATAGAAGATAAGGTAGTTAAATTTGCAGATAAAGATTCACATCACCTATTTTTAGAACCAGAAGGATTTGATACAGCTGAAGTATATATATCAGGACTTTCTACTTCTTATCCAGCTCATTTACAACAAGCTATGGTAAGAAGTATAAAAGGTTTAGAAAATGCTAGAATTATGAGATATGGTTATGCCGTAGAATATGATTTTGTAAAAGCATCAGAACTAGATTATACTTTAGAAACTAAAAAAGTAAAGGGACTTTATCTTGCAGGTCAAATAAATGGAACTAGTGGATATGAAGAAGCAGCAGTTCAAGGTTTAATTGCAGGTATAAATGCAGCTCTTGCTTTAAAGGGAGAAGAACCTTTACTTCTAGAAAGAGATAGTTCATATATAGCTACTCTTATTGATGATTTAATAACAAAAGATATAGAAGAGCCATATAGAATGTTTACAGCTCGTTCTGAATATAGATTAATCTTAAGAGAAGATAATGCTGATTTAAGACTTACACATATAGGACATAAAATAGGTCTTGTATCAGATGAGGAATATAATAAGGTATTGGAAAAAAGAAATAATGTTGAAAAAACTGTAGAAATTTTAGAAAATACAAAACTTGGAGTAAGCAATAAAAAACTAGTAGAAGTTTTAAATAAAAATAATGAAACTTTAAAAAGTGGAACTAATCTTAAGGAATTATTAAGAAGACCTAGTATAACTTATGATGATATAAAATATATAGCAGAAGATATAGAAAATATGCCTAATATTACATTTGATACTGAAACAGAATATCAAATAGAAGTTCATATTAAATATGAAGGGTATATAAATAAAACGAATTCAATTATAGAAAAACATAGTAAATTAGAGAAAAAATTAATACCTGATGATTTTGATTTTATGAATATAAAAGGAATAACAGGTGAAGCAAAACAAAAATTAACTGAAAGAAAACCACATACATTAGGACAAGCATCTCGTATTGCAGGAGTAACTCCAGCTGATATATCAGTATTGTTAATGTATTTGGATGGTAAGATAAAGAATTAA
- a CDS encoding type III pantothenate kinase — protein sequence MLLGIDIGNTHIVLILFNKNGEILDKFRIPSKTLLTEDMIYTFLKVLLENRGINLSEIDDIVLSSVVPELDDIFNYFTKKYFNKKPYILTLENIPEKLLKIDNRAERKLGADRIATILAMQNRLKDREAIIIDFGTATTFELVSYNKYLGGAILPGINLSINALFQNTAKLPKITFEKPEVDLANTTVTQINTGIYYSNIGGIKELITHFKKFSPNAYVVATGGQGKIISKDLPGYIDEYIPNLLEEGLYKFYKDICKKYK from the coding sequence ATGTTATTAGGAATTGATATAGGAAATACACATATAGTATTAATATTATTTAACAAAAATGGTGAAATATTAGATAAATTTAGAATACCTTCAAAAACTTTACTAACGGAAGATATGATATATACTTTTTTAAAAGTATTGTTAGAAAATAGAGGAATAAACTTATCAGAAATAGATGATATAGTTTTATCTTCAGTTGTTCCTGAACTTGATGATATTTTCAACTATTTTACTAAAAAATATTTTAATAAGAAACCATATATTCTAACTCTTGAAAATATACCAGAAAAATTACTTAAAATTGATAATAGAGCTGAAAGAAAATTAGGTGCTGATAGAATAGCTACCATACTTGCAATGCAAAATAGATTAAAAGATCGCGAAGCTATTATTATAGATTTTGGGACAGCAACTACTTTTGAACTTGTAAGTTATAATAAATATCTAGGAGGAGCTATATTACCTGGAATAAATCTTTCAATTAATGCTTTATTCCAAAATACTGCTAAATTACCAAAGATTACTTTTGAAAAACCAGAAGTAGATCTTGCAAATACTACAGTAACACAAATTAATACAGGTATATATTATTCAAATATAGGTGGTATAAAAGAACTAATTACCCATTTCAAAAAATTTTCTCCAAATGCATATGTTGTTGCAACAGGAGGTCAAGGAAAGATAATTTCAAAAGATCTGCCAGGTTATATAGATGAATACATACCAAACTTACTTGAAGAAGGCTTATATAAATTTTATAAAGATATATGTAAAAAATATAAATAG
- a CDS encoding peptidylprolyl isomerase: MALRKMGKPMKIVTIIIAICMIIPIVIQGYAFLSNRDKKTVVMKIDGEKIYKEDFESKYQTALAKIKEVDAGIIESKKLDKEKYKSMPEDVIKEYVLSDLVTESLNKLLTKQLGAKVSKSAIDAKYKELEDQMGGAQKLILALNAQGQSIQSLRENIENYLLAEKRKEIIEEKIAVTDEEITARYNQLKYGEYEGKTLEESKESIKKLIRDERSAIYENSLLENILLNAKTSFKDKDIEAVYNRINEDFYVQGEYKFKKFDVINQILNQYVTEGNGYTDELLTSIKDGLKANLDRSIKIKDKALEAGLKLNEDLLPKYQLEYISNEYVQYLLNTYKASEQEMREIFNTYRSEFNIKHTISGEIIGMPYATTEEDAKETENKVKEIMKTLTKDNFAARARELSKDPGSAKNGGDLGEADITNYVTEFKDAIAAAKAGDIVGPVRTQFGYHIIYVVSKNKDNKNIVKASHILIPIEVTEKTKEATKAKVLALKEQIATNKITWDDIKADKTGKYKEFSILDSFAKVTENTNLPQIGYNKEINDKLFNAKVGEFIEVPEANSFIVVQKTEDTPFKEVTFEEAKEKLNLLAASQYAVKVLKEI, translated from the coding sequence ATGGCATTAAGAAAAATGGGAAAGCCAATGAAAATAGTTACTATAATCATAGCTATATGTATGATAATTCCTATAGTTATACAAGGTTATGCATTTTTATCAAATAGAGATAAAAAAACAGTTGTAATGAAAATAGATGGTGAAAAAATATATAAGGAAGATTTTGAAAGTAAATATCAAACAGCTCTTGCAAAAATAAAGGAAGTAGACGCAGGGATAATAGAATCTAAAAAATTAGATAAAGAAAAATATAAAAGTATGCCAGAAGATGTTATAAAAGAATATGTTTTATCTGATTTAGTAACAGAATCTTTAAACAAACTATTAACTAAACAATTAGGAGCTAAAGTTTCTAAGAGTGCAATAGATGCTAAATATAAAGAATTAGAAGATCAAATGGGTGGGGCTCAAAAATTAATTCTTGCATTAAATGCACAAGGACAAAGTATTCAATCTTTAAGAGAAAATATAGAAAACTATTTATTAGCTGAAAAAAGAAAAGAAATAATAGAAGAAAAAATTGCTGTAACTGATGAAGAAATAACAGCAAGATATAATCAACTTAAATATGGTGAGTATGAAGGTAAAACTTTAGAAGAATCAAAAGAAAGTATTAAAAAATTAATACGTGATGAAAGATCAGCAATATATGAAAATTCATTATTAGAAAATATTTTATTAAATGCTAAAACAAGTTTTAAAGATAAAGACATTGAAGCTGTATATAATAGAATTAATGAAGATTTCTATGTTCAAGGCGAATATAAATTTAAGAAATTTGATGTAATTAATCAAATATTAAATCAATATGTAACAGAAGGTAATGGATATACTGATGAATTATTAACTTCTATAAAAGATGGACTTAAAGCAAATCTTGATAGAAGCATAAAAATAAAAGATAAGGCCTTAGAAGCTGGACTTAAATTAAATGAAGATTTATTGCCTAAATATCAATTAGAATATATAAGTAATGAATATGTACAATATTTATTAAATACATATAAAGCAAGTGAACAAGAAATGAGAGAAATCTTTAATACTTATAGATCTGAATTCAATATTAAACATACTATAAGTGGTGAAATTATCGGTATGCCTTATGCAACAACAGAAGAAGATGCAAAAGAAACAGAAAACAAAGTTAAAGAGATAATGAAAACTCTAACTAAAGATAATTTTGCTGCTCGTGCACGTGAACTTTCTAAAGATCCTGGAAGTGCTAAAAATGGTGGAGATTTAGGTGAAGCAGATATAACAAATTATGTAACAGAATTTAAAGATGCTATAGCTGCAGCTAAAGCTGGAGATATAGTAGGACCTGTAAGAACTCAATTTGGATATCATATAATATATGTTGTTTCTAAAAATAAAGATAATAAAAATATAGTTAAAGCAAGCCACATATTAATTCCTATAGAAGTTACAGAAAAAACAAAAGAAGCAACAAAAGCTAAAGTATTAGCATTAAAAGAACAAATAGCAACAAATAAAATAACTTGGGATGATATTAAAGCAGATAAAACTGGTAAATATAAAGAATTTAGTATATTAGATAGCTTTGCAAAAGTAACAGAAAATACTAATTTACCTCAAATAGGGTATAATAAAGAAATAAACGATAAATTATTTAATGCAAAAGTTGGAGAATTTATTGAAGTTCCAGAAGCTAATTCATTTATAGTAGTTCAAAAAACAGAAGATACTCCATTTAAAGAAGTAACTTTTGAAGAAGCTAAAGAAAAATTAAATTTATTAGCAGCAAGTCAATATGCAGTTAAAGTATTAAAAGAAATATAG
- a CDS encoding ribonuclease J: MVNLKKETSFSKKMKELNKKIKEAKELFSEEEKKTKIVQKKASKPRVSASKDTKKNVVVDNNVSDKTYIIPLGGLEEVGKNMTLIQYRDEIIVIDAGLTFPEDEHLGVDLIIPSFDYLAANNSKIKALLITHGHEDHIGAVPYFYQKLGSNIPMYGGKLSLELALAKFERVSASKPKCVYIKGRKEIKISKYFTVEFISVTHSIADCYAIRIKTPTSTILHTGDFKVDLTPVDGEGFDFGRLAAIGEEGVDLMLSDSTNSQVPGYTPSESTVGKSIDEEVSKAPGRIILASFASHVHRLQQIVYIAQKYGRKIAIDGRSMIKIFDICSKLGYLKIPKNIIITLEQAENMQENKVMIICTGTQGEPLSVLSRIANGTHKSISLRPNDKVIISGSPIPGNEKSAYKNINQLLKRESDVVFEKGVGIHVSGHGCQEEQKLMLNLVKPKYFMPVHGEYVMLKKHKELAMQVGIPSENIILAENGSRLELTPNSFKVDGKVPSGAVYIYGDSVGNVREQILRERQSLADNGVLTISLAQNQDAKFIGDPVIFTKGFLYKKDDNTSQISENMKEVIKAKLLNLESNKELDVERIKSSIINTLNSFFNDNVGKVPTVIVTVMRV; this comes from the coding sequence ATGGTTAATTTGAAAAAAGAAACTTCTTTTTCAAAAAAAATGAAAGAGTTGAATAAAAAAATAAAAGAAGCTAAAGAACTCTTTTCAGAAGAAGAAAAAAAGACAAAAATCGTTCAAAAAAAGGCTTCTAAACCAAGAGTATCAGCATCAAAAGATACTAAGAAAAATGTTGTTGTAGATAATAATGTATCAGATAAAACATACATTATTCCATTAGGTGGACTTGAAGAAGTAGGTAAAAATATGACTTTAATTCAGTACAGAGATGAAATTATAGTTATAGATGCAGGGCTTACATTTCCAGAAGATGAACATTTAGGGGTTGATTTAATTATACCAAGTTTTGATTATTTAGCAGCAAATAATTCAAAAATAAAAGCATTATTAATAACACATGGTCATGAAGATCATATAGGTGCTGTACCTTATTTTTATCAAAAATTAGGTTCAAATATACCTATGTATGGGGGAAAATTAAGTTTAGAATTAGCACTTGCAAAATTTGAAAGGGTTAGTGCGAGTAAACCTAAATGTGTATATATAAAAGGGAGAAAAGAAATTAAGATTTCTAAATATTTTACAGTAGAATTTATTAGTGTTACACATTCTATAGCAGATTGTTATGCTATTAGAATAAAAACACCTACAAGTACTATACTTCATACGGGTGATTTTAAAGTTGATTTAACACCAGTTGATGGAGAAGGTTTTGACTTTGGAAGACTTGCAGCAATAGGAGAAGAAGGGGTAGATTTAATGCTTTCAGATAGTACTAATTCACAAGTACCTGGATATACACCTTCAGAATCTACAGTAGGTAAAAGTATAGATGAAGAAGTATCTAAAGCTCCTGGTAGAATAATACTTGCATCGTTTGCATCTCACGTTCATAGACTACAACAAATAGTATATATTGCTCAAAAGTACGGTAGAAAAATAGCTATAGATGGTAGAAGTATGATCAAAATATTTGATATATGTTCTAAACTTGGATATTTAAAAATTCCTAAGAATATAATAATAACATTAGAACAAGCTGAAAATATGCAAGAAAATAAAGTTATGATAATATGTACAGGAACTCAAGGAGAACCATTATCAGTTCTTTCAAGAATAGCTAATGGAACACATAAGTCTATCTCTTTAAGACCTAATGATAAAGTAATAATTTCAGGATCACCTATACCTGGAAATGAAAAATCAGCATATAAAAATATTAATCAATTATTAAAGAGAGAATCAGATGTAGTATTTGAAAAAGGTGTAGGAATACACGTTTCTGGACATGGTTGCCAAGAAGAACAAAAATTAATGTTAAATTTAGTAAAACCTAAATACTTTATGCCAGTACATGGTGAATATGTAATGTTAAAAAAACATAAGGAACTTGCAATGCAAGTAGGTATACCTTCAGAAAATATTATACTTGCAGAAAATGGATCAAGATTAGAGCTTACACCTAATAGTTTTAAGGTTGATGGAAAAGTTCCAAGTGGAGCAGTATATATATATGGAGATAGTGTTGGAAATGTTAGAGAGCAAATATTAAGAGAAAGACAAAGTTTAGCAGATAATGGAGTATTAACTATATCTCTTGCACAAAATCAAGATGCTAAATTTATTGGGGATCCAGTAATATTTACTAAAGGTTTCTTATACAAAAAAGATGATAATACATCTCAAATTTCAGAAAATATGAAAGAAGTAATAAAAGCAAAATTATTAAATTTAGAATCTAATAAGGAATTAGATGTTGAAAGAATTAAATCATCAATAATTAATACACTTAATAGTTTCTTTAATGATAATGTAGGTAAGGTTCCAACAGTTATAGTTACTGTTATGAGGGTTTAA